GGCCAGCTCGGGCTTGTTGTCGCTGAAGGTGTAGCCCTGCGCCGAGACGCTGTCGGGCTCGCAACCGAACATCCTGCCCCAGAGGTTGAAGATGTGGCAGCACATATCGATGATGGGGCCGCCGTTGGCGAGGCGGTCGTGCATGAGCAGCTTGGGGCGGACGCCCGCGACGATGGTCGCCTGGGCCAAGACCGGCGAGCCGATGCGGGCGCGAAAGTCCATGAGCCGGTGGTCGGCCGGGTCGAAGCGGCGCATGAAGCCGATCCTCAGCTCGCGCCCATAGAGCTGCGCCGCGCGCCGCATCGCCAGGGCGCCCTCTAAGGTCAAGGCCGCGGGCTTTTCGCAGAGCACGTGCTTGCCCGCCTCGAGCGCCTGGATCGTCTGCGGCGCGTGCAAAAAGGTCGGCGTGCAGACCGACACCACCTCGAGCTCGGCCACGGCCAGCATCTCTTCGAGGCTGCCGTAAGCCTCCGCGCCCAGCCCCCGGGCGAGCACCTCGGCGCGCCCTGGGTAGGGGTCGAACACCCCCACCACCTTGGCTCCCGCCGCGCGCCAGTGCCGGGCGTGACGCGCTCCCATGTCGCCCGCGCCGATCACCGCCGCTCCCAGCACCGCTGTTGTCGGTTCCCCTGTCATGCCTGCTCCTTATCTCCATGTGTCTCGTCTCCATGTGTCTCGTCTCCGTGTGTCTCGTGTGCGTGTGTCTCGTGTGCGTGTGTCTCGTCTCCGTAGCTCTTATACCAGTCGGGCCCGCGGCCCGCGACCTCCAGGTCGTTGAAGGCCCGGT
The sequence above is a segment of the Deinococcota bacterium genome. Coding sequences within it:
- a CDS encoding Gfo/Idh/MocA family oxidoreductase, with amino-acid sequence MTGEPTTAVLGAAVIGAGDMGARHARHWRAAGAKVVGVFDPYPGRAEVLARGLGAEAYGSLEEMLAVAELEVVSVCTPTFLHAPQTIQALEAGKHVLCEKPAALTLEGALAMRRAAQLYGRELRIGFMRRFDPADHRLMDFRARIGSPVLAQATIVAGVRPKLLMHDRLANGGPIIDMCCHIFNLWGRMFGCEPDSVSAQGYTFSDNKPELAQVEHKALDSAQVILEYPGGSVGSIQVSWGLPSGVKPFERHTYIGPDGVISLRWPDEIALRDAEGTTRWGSAGYDPWKAEIGHFYKELSQGAPVRLATIDEGIAALKTSLAVLESVAAHRPVRLAEPVAGSC